One segment of Natronosalvus halobius DNA contains the following:
- a CDS encoding PglZ domain-containing protein — translation MADTVTQVISELKEKFERHPVWVWYDSSEKYGNVIDEIEAAMEDRGVNVARYNGSFLELKRRLWEEDNDIDEQWLFYVPKWRDDADWFMDVHRLGRQYRPSATVGDRPASKYLVGKEDRIPDEYANWGQNETQLSRAFFCVLFDTPNHSPRDYLVEYLADPDAYRDTIEEHGQAHEWTHLLEETYGIAAGLDAEEIATELLFGELEHTSPTDRYSRLAADGTREAARFCEYWQKIDTATYLEYAAVVSDDRNLTEEVIASDALEWESNAFRQIDDGLVRLCLNRLLDADYDELPALATDLEPVVERRQNGFWYDEGHAGYWDILEHGLEVLHETGSAIEEIEAEGYDPQTIADRYTEEWWTIDAAYRRYVRSVQDNRRAVDELHGVRDQITASYVSFLRTLNRPVAEGLATDPALGTPQTDFFDAYVEREEGTAVLICDGLRYELARELEQRFESDEETDQQMKFTSAALPSITEVGMATHLPGELSLKLDSDDELVVSVDDTEMSDKGDRKARFADAGFTVADIDDILDDPQSALKEAGTPPRIVYSGTIDKLGESFDDDKAFGQVADHVRDVEDVIQRLRAVGYTRFVVTADHGFLYTEELPNKDKVDSLDGVAFTKRRFAVADADAPVIPGDEIIEFDDEQLQKLGIDAADLRLFFPRSVACFYAAGGNMRYFHGGISMQELVVPCLTVTTVEREDEDAPIEYEVTFPESVSNTIVDVTITARSGQLSFTRTPTLRLTATVDGREVAEPKRVEINQGENETTIRLKSGELDEDATILFEAIDEETRETVATGEATNNIIMREDFEFDIE, via the coding sequence ATGGCCGATACGGTCACACAGGTTATCTCCGAACTCAAGGAGAAGTTCGAGCGCCATCCCGTCTGGGTCTGGTACGACTCGAGCGAAAAGTACGGGAACGTCATCGACGAGATCGAAGCCGCGATGGAAGATCGTGGCGTCAACGTCGCTCGATACAACGGGAGCTTCCTCGAGCTCAAGCGCCGGCTCTGGGAGGAAGACAACGACATCGACGAGCAGTGGCTGTTCTATGTCCCGAAGTGGCGTGACGACGCCGACTGGTTCATGGACGTTCACCGGCTCGGGCGCCAATACCGACCTAGTGCGACGGTTGGCGATCGACCTGCCTCAAAATACCTCGTTGGAAAAGAAGATCGAATCCCGGATGAGTACGCCAACTGGGGGCAAAACGAAACACAACTGAGCCGGGCGTTTTTTTGCGTCCTGTTCGATACACCGAATCACTCCCCACGAGACTACCTCGTCGAGTATCTCGCCGATCCGGACGCATACCGAGATACGATCGAAGAACACGGCCAGGCACACGAGTGGACGCACCTCCTCGAGGAAACCTACGGGATTGCAGCCGGTCTCGATGCCGAGGAAATCGCAACCGAATTGCTCTTCGGCGAACTCGAACACACCTCACCCACCGACCGCTACTCACGGCTTGCAGCCGACGGTACGAGAGAAGCAGCGCGTTTCTGTGAGTACTGGCAGAAGATCGATACCGCGACCTACCTCGAATACGCGGCCGTCGTGAGCGACGATCGAAACCTTACCGAGGAAGTCATCGCCTCGGACGCACTCGAGTGGGAATCCAACGCATTTCGGCAGATCGACGATGGACTCGTCCGGCTCTGCCTGAATCGCCTCCTAGACGCCGACTACGACGAACTTCCAGCGCTCGCAACTGACCTCGAACCCGTCGTCGAACGCCGACAGAACGGCTTCTGGTACGATGAGGGCCACGCAGGCTACTGGGATATTCTCGAGCACGGTCTCGAGGTACTTCATGAGACTGGCTCGGCGATCGAAGAAATCGAAGCCGAAGGTTACGACCCACAGACCATTGCTGACCGGTACACCGAGGAGTGGTGGACGATCGACGCTGCCTATCGTCGATACGTTCGGAGCGTTCAGGATAACCGCCGTGCGGTCGACGAACTCCATGGCGTCCGTGACCAAATTACGGCGTCGTACGTCTCCTTCCTTCGAACGCTCAATCGGCCAGTCGCCGAAGGGTTGGCCACCGACCCCGCGCTCGGTACACCACAGACCGACTTCTTCGACGCGTACGTCGAACGAGAGGAGGGAACCGCCGTTCTCATTTGTGACGGGCTTCGCTACGAATTAGCTCGAGAACTCGAGCAGCGGTTTGAATCCGACGAGGAGACAGACCAACAGATGAAGTTCACCTCGGCAGCCCTCCCCTCGATTACAGAGGTCGGTATGGCGACACACCTCCCCGGCGAACTGTCACTCAAACTCGACTCGGATGACGAATTGGTCGTCTCGGTCGATGACACTGAAATGTCGGATAAAGGCGATCGAAAAGCGCGCTTCGCCGATGCTGGTTTTACCGTCGCCGATATCGATGATATCCTCGACGACCCCCAGTCGGCTCTGAAAGAAGCGGGAACGCCACCAAGGATCGTCTACTCCGGAACCATCGACAAGCTCGGAGAAAGCTTCGACGACGACAAAGCGTTCGGACAGGTTGCCGATCACGTTCGCGACGTCGAAGACGTTATTCAGCGACTCCGTGCGGTTGGGTATACCCGATTCGTCGTTACTGCAGATCACGGCTTCCTCTACACCGAAGAACTCCCGAACAAGGACAAAGTCGACTCACTCGACGGTGTTGCGTTCACGAAACGACGGTTTGCCGTCGCTGACGCGGATGCACCGGTTATTCCCGGTGACGAAATCATCGAGTTCGATGATGAACAGCTACAGAAACTCGGCATTGATGCGGCCGATCTGCGGCTGTTTTTCCCACGAAGCGTGGCCTGTTTCTATGCTGCCGGTGGGAACATGCGCTACTTCCATGGTGGGATCTCGATGCAAGAGCTCGTCGTCCCCTGTCTCACGGTGACGACTGTTGAACGCGAGGACGAGGATGCGCCGATCGAGTACGAGGTCACGTTCCCAGAGAGCGTCTCGAACACGATTGTCGACGTGACGATTACGGCCCGTAGTGGCCAGCTGTCGTTCACCCGGACACCCACCCTCCGACTCACTGCGACGGTTGATGGTAGAGAGGTGGCCGAGCCAAAACGCGTCGAGATAAATCAAGGCGAAAATGAGACCACCATCCGTCTGAAGAGTGGGGAACTTGATGAGGACGCAACCATTTTGTTCGAAGCGATCGATGAGGAAACCCGAGAAACGGTGGCCACTGGTGAAGCAACGAATAACATCATTATGCGGGAGGACTTCGAGTTCGATATTGAATGA
- the brxL gene encoding protease Lon-related BREX system protein BrxL, which yields MTRRELDQKALEHFSGRVVRKDLVQDIKSGANVPTYVLEYLVGKYCATDSEAAIEEGVDTVKQILKKHYVRPDEAEFIKSEVRERGRYRVIDKVTVHLDERQDAYVGSFVNLNLTDVEINEHLVSKHPKLLGGGVWAIIDLEYIPDNVGSEHSLFGIDSFQPIQVSSLDLDEIKEQRKEFTRDEWRDLLLHSMGYDPSSFTNREKMLFLTRCLPLCENNYNYVELGPRGTGKSFLYREISPHSILISGGKTTVAKLFLNLNTGQIGLVGRWDVVAFDEVGGLRFSDSEAVQMLKDYMESGSFSRGTEELTARASMVYVGNIDLDVEGVLKSSHLFKPFPDEMQDLALIDRFHYYLPGWEIPKMRSEFFDDQFGFIVDYYSEFMRELRKESQGDAINEYFAFGDHLNQRDEKAVRKTVSGFLKMLHPDGEYTKEELQEYLEFAMEGRRRVKEQLKRMGGMEYRAVNFSYTDLDTREEIFVTVPEEAEETLIPQGSQQPGSIYTIGNSESSNAVFRIETQALPGKGKKSISGTPGSKMKEEFQTAYDYLKANMRELSRDETLDDHDIKIQVLNPSDASEGTSTSVGFLVGIISSILDRPVRPRLVVLGSMSLMGELVEASSLVDKLQLAVDSGAGTVLLPAKNKDSFSKIPDEILDELELVFYTDPIEAASKALQLE from the coding sequence ATGACTCGTCGTGAACTCGATCAAAAGGCGCTCGAGCACTTTTCTGGACGTGTCGTCCGGAAAGACCTCGTCCAGGACATCAAATCAGGGGCGAACGTTCCGACGTACGTTCTCGAATACCTCGTTGGGAAATACTGTGCGACGGATAGCGAGGCCGCGATCGAAGAGGGAGTCGACACAGTCAAGCAGATCCTGAAAAAGCACTACGTCAGACCTGATGAGGCTGAGTTCATTAAATCAGAAGTCCGCGAACGGGGGCGGTACCGTGTCATCGACAAAGTGACCGTCCACCTGGACGAGCGCCAGGATGCCTACGTCGGCTCGTTCGTCAATCTGAATCTCACGGACGTTGAAATTAACGAGCACCTCGTCAGCAAACACCCGAAGCTGCTTGGTGGAGGTGTCTGGGCGATAATCGATCTGGAATACATTCCGGACAACGTCGGCTCCGAACACAGCCTCTTCGGGATCGACTCGTTCCAGCCGATTCAGGTATCGAGCCTCGACCTCGACGAAATTAAAGAGCAACGCAAGGAGTTCACGCGCGATGAATGGAGGGATCTATTGCTACACAGCATGGGATATGACCCCTCAAGTTTCACTAATCGAGAGAAGATGCTGTTTCTCACTCGTTGTCTCCCTCTCTGTGAGAATAATTACAATTATGTCGAACTCGGGCCGCGTGGAACTGGGAAGAGCTTCCTGTATCGCGAGATCAGCCCACACTCGATTCTCATCTCCGGTGGAAAAACGACGGTTGCGAAGTTGTTCTTGAACCTCAATACAGGCCAGATTGGGCTTGTCGGACGGTGGGATGTTGTCGCCTTCGACGAAGTAGGCGGATTGCGATTCTCCGATTCGGAAGCCGTCCAAATGCTCAAGGATTACATGGAGTCGGGGAGCTTCTCACGAGGGACAGAGGAACTCACAGCACGTGCATCAATGGTCTATGTTGGGAATATCGACCTCGACGTAGAGGGGGTGTTGAAAAGTTCACACCTCTTCAAGCCCTTCCCGGACGAGATGCAGGATCTTGCGCTGATCGATCGCTTCCACTACTATCTTCCCGGCTGGGAAATTCCGAAAATGCGATCGGAATTCTTCGACGACCAGTTCGGCTTTATCGTCGATTATTACTCCGAATTCATGCGCGAGCTCCGGAAAGAATCGCAGGGGGATGCGATCAACGAATACTTCGCATTCGGAGACCACCTGAATCAGCGTGACGAGAAAGCCGTCCGAAAAACTGTATCAGGTTTTCTCAAGATGCTTCACCCAGATGGGGAATACACAAAGGAAGAACTCCAGGAGTATCTCGAGTTCGCGATGGAAGGCCGACGACGGGTGAAAGAGCAGCTCAAGCGAATGGGTGGGATGGAATACAGAGCAGTCAACTTCTCGTACACAGATTTGGACACTCGAGAGGAGATATTTGTCACTGTCCCAGAGGAAGCAGAGGAGACGCTCATTCCTCAAGGATCCCAACAACCAGGTTCGATATACACAATCGGGAATTCGGAGTCCAGTAATGCAGTCTTCCGGATTGAAACCCAAGCGCTACCAGGGAAAGGGAAGAAAAGCATCTCAGGCACCCCTGGATCTAAAATGAAAGAAGAGTTCCAGACTGCCTACGACTACCTCAAAGCAAATATGCGGGAGCTCTCTCGAGACGAAACTCTCGACGATCACGACATCAAAATCCAGGTTTTGAACCCTTCAGATGCCTCTGAAGGAACGTCTACCAGCGTCGGGTTCTTAGTAGGGATAATCTCCAGTATCCTCGATCGACCGGTACGGCCACGCCTTGTCGTACTTGGAAGCATGAGCCTCATGGGAGAACTCGTCGAAGCAAGCTCGCTCGTCGATAAGCTTCAGCTGGCAGTCGATTCAGGAGCGGGAACGGTACTCCTTCCCGCTAAAAACAAAGACAGCTTCAGCAAGATACCGGACGAGATTCTCGACGAACTCGAATTGGTGTTCTATACCGACCCAATCGAAGCCGCTAGCAAGGCGTTACAACTGGAGTGA
- a CDS encoding DUF7114 family protein, which produces MDRVDTCRGAARDALADVEPAALHDFLTDTLETASMTPGVLTLASASVLERAESRPTGDQDSSGAKYERSDGHDESNGETASRESPGAPETENRPAADDPTSGESGDSLEGIAHHAAGVQLIYEGLRLTRALAHDEPWAETTGDSRADLEILAADILVARGFYLLARTDAADTAVRTVRRFGRDQTTRVDADETDAAVLDGNLEQDVLELAIRTGATVADADPTPELLAVATEVADATVTTDAGLAFLPAAECLPDLEAFEVDADDERDSDDAGAGVGESTDEDTSEDKRKRDLERPPVETEIPTDRVTSTGDH; this is translated from the coding sequence ATGGATCGGGTCGATACCTGCCGAGGAGCCGCTCGCGACGCGCTCGCGGACGTCGAACCGGCAGCGCTACACGACTTTCTCACCGACACCCTCGAGACGGCCTCGATGACGCCCGGTGTGTTGACGCTCGCGTCCGCGTCCGTCCTCGAGCGCGCGGAGTCGCGGCCGACGGGCGACCAGGACTCGAGCGGTGCGAAGTACGAGCGAAGCGACGGCCATGACGAATCGAACGGTGAAACTGCGAGCAGGGAGAGTCCAGGAGCACCCGAAACCGAGAATCGGCCGGCGGCCGACGACCCGACGTCCGGCGAATCCGGCGATTCCCTCGAGGGAATTGCTCACCACGCCGCCGGCGTCCAGCTCATCTACGAAGGCCTGCGACTGACCCGAGCGCTCGCCCACGACGAACCCTGGGCCGAAACCACGGGCGACAGCCGCGCCGACCTCGAGATCCTCGCCGCCGACATTCTCGTCGCTCGCGGCTTCTACCTCCTCGCCCGCACCGACGCCGCCGACACCGCCGTTCGGACTGTTCGCCGCTTCGGTCGCGACCAGACCACCCGCGTGGACGCCGACGAGACGGACGCCGCCGTCCTGGACGGGAACCTCGAACAGGACGTCCTGGAACTCGCGATCCGAACGGGTGCGACGGTTGCCGATGCCGACCCGACGCCCGAGCTGCTCGCAGTGGCCACCGAGGTCGCCGACGCCACCGTCACCACCGATGCCGGCCTCGCGTTCCTACCCGCTGCAGAGTGTCTCCCGGACCTCGAGGCGTTCGAGGTCGATGCTGATGACGAGCGCGATAGTGACGATGCAGGTGCAGGTGTAGGCGAGAGCACGGATGAAGACACAAGCGAAGACAAACGTAAACGCGACCTCGAGCGACCGCCGGTCGAAACGGAGATCCCGACCGACCGCGTGACGTCCACCGGAGACCACTGA
- a CDS encoding enoyl-CoA hydratase/isomerase family protein, protein MIDSRSDGSVRTIRLNRPAARNALTVDGLEALEEAIRAAQEPVIYLEGAGPAFCAGADLDTVADLDREGAEAFARLGQRAARALETADAITVAGIDGPARGGGLELALACDVRVGTPSATFGEPGVTFGLFGAWGGTVRLPRIVGEGNALDVACTGRVLEAEEALRMGLLSRIEADPRAVAASIATHPADTLRVLKERLRDDADRDSQETREATAFGRLLEAHADEIAARR, encoded by the coding sequence ATGATCGACAGTCGATCGGACGGATCGGTTCGGACGATTCGATTGAACCGGCCGGCCGCGCGAAACGCGCTCACGGTCGACGGGCTCGAGGCGCTCGAGGAGGCTATCCGCGCCGCCCAGGAACCAGTGATCTACCTCGAAGGAGCCGGGCCGGCCTTCTGTGCCGGCGCCGACCTGGACACCGTCGCCGACCTGGATCGCGAGGGGGCCGAGGCGTTCGCCCGGTTGGGCCAGCGAGCCGCGCGAGCGCTCGAAACCGCGGACGCCATCACCGTCGCCGGGATCGACGGGCCGGCCAGGGGTGGCGGGCTCGAGCTGGCGCTGGCCTGCGACGTTCGCGTGGGAACGCCGTCGGCGACGTTCGGCGAGCCAGGGGTCACGTTCGGCCTGTTCGGCGCCTGGGGCGGGACGGTTCGCCTGCCGCGGATCGTCGGCGAGGGGAACGCACTCGACGTCGCGTGTACGGGGCGGGTGCTCGAGGCCGAGGAGGCCCTCCGGATGGGACTGCTGTCGCGAATCGAGGCCGATCCGCGGGCGGTCGCGGCGTCGATCGCGACGCATCCGGCCGATACCCTCCGGGTGCTCAAGGAACGCCTGCGGGACGACGCCGATCGAGACTCACAGGAGACACGCGAGGCGACAGCGTTCGGGCGGTTGCTCGAGGCGCACGCAGACGAAATCGCTGCGCGTCGATAG
- a CDS encoding DUF7556 family protein encodes MVANNIPGAAVSDDTVLGSIDSDGRRDEYVIADISVDDAWLSMGADDAPTLSTWR; translated from the coding sequence ATGGTGGCGAATAACATCCCTGGTGCAGCCGTGTCGGATGACACGGTTCTCGGTTCGATCGACTCCGACGGACGCCGCGACGAGTACGTCATCGCGGACATCTCCGTCGACGATGCGTGGCTTTCGATGGGAGCGGACGACGCGCCGACGCTCTCGACCTGGCGGTAA
- a CDS encoding CBS domain-containing protein produces MNVADAMTVRDDVVSVSLPGTRTDVLEYFQERAFSSVPVVQSGDGTAEYRGLVSRETLIEQPDEDQLVMLMENVPTTTAETSLEEVARVMVEEGARRVPVVDGEFEGIVTVTDVVHAIARGAAETDAEVGDYATRSVNTTYEDVPLPVAERELHYANAPYAVVLDDDGRMSGVITEVDVIDVARIVEGEEETGNNFPDQDADYSWEGIKGVGSRSLPTRDIELPTSPVSEFMTEDVVTVSRSKSVEGAAQLMISNDIEQIPMVTGDDLVGIVRDIDLVRSLYE; encoded by the coding sequence ATGAACGTAGCCGACGCGATGACGGTCCGCGACGACGTGGTGTCCGTCTCGCTGCCGGGAACCCGAACAGACGTACTCGAGTACTTTCAGGAGCGAGCGTTTTCCTCCGTGCCGGTCGTCCAGTCCGGCGACGGCACGGCCGAGTACCGCGGACTCGTCTCTCGAGAGACGCTGATCGAACAGCCCGACGAGGACCAGCTCGTCATGCTGATGGAGAACGTGCCGACGACGACGGCCGAGACGAGTCTCGAGGAAGTCGCGAGGGTGATGGTCGAGGAGGGTGCGCGACGCGTTCCCGTCGTGGATGGCGAGTTCGAGGGAATCGTCACGGTCACTGACGTCGTCCACGCAATTGCAAGGGGGGCGGCCGAAACCGACGCCGAAGTCGGCGACTACGCCACCCGAAGCGTGAACACGACCTACGAGGACGTTCCGCTCCCCGTCGCGGAGCGGGAACTCCACTACGCGAACGCCCCGTACGCGGTCGTCCTGGACGACGACGGGCGGATGAGTGGCGTCATCACCGAGGTCGACGTCATCGACGTCGCTCGAATCGTCGAAGGAGAGGAGGAGACGGGCAACAACTTCCCGGACCAGGACGCCGACTACTCCTGGGAGGGGATCAAGGGGGTCGGCAGTCGGTCCCTTCCCACCCGCGACATCGAGTTGCCGACCAGTCCGGTCAGCGAGTTCATGACCGAGGATGTGGTGACCGTCTCGCGGTCGAAGTCCGTCGAGGGGGCTGCTCAGCTGATGATTAGCAACGACATCGAGCAGATTCCGATGGTCACTGGCGACGACCTGGTCGGGATCGTCCGGGATATCGACCTCGTGCGGTCGCTGTACGAGTGA
- the glyS gene encoding glycine--tRNA ligase: MSDEATSQKLTELAKRRGYFFQSSDVYGGVGGFYTFGPQGAALKGNLEDAWRDRFAVEEGNMEIDAPTIMPEPVFESSGHLDTFDDMLVECPECGESHRADHVVEDNTEYEDAEGLPIPEVEEIVAEYELVCPSCGAGLAGQAIDDFNLMFATNIGPGDSQPGYLRPETAQGIFVEFPRLKEYARNTLPFGVTQIGRAYRNEISPRRSIIRTREFTQAELELFVDPEGDNPDLSAVEDVPVRLYPATEQEAVDGEILETTIGEAAEKGIVASPWIAYYLGVAREWYAAVGVDVDRFRFRQHLAGERSHYASDCWDAEGLIDGNWIELAGFSDRGDYDLSKHAEGSGERFTVFRQYDEPQTVERASVDPDMSYLGPEFGGDAAAVADALKSLAERDREAFSGDVVEIDLEGESHEIPVEKTGFTVQDETIAGEHVTPHVIEPSFGVDRLLYTVLHHAYAEDEVDGEDRTYLALEPEIAPTFVGVFPLQSDDDLEATADEIAAALRAEGLSVTYDDSGNIGRRYRRQDEVGTPFCVTVDYESLEDGAVTVRERDSTAQTRLAIGDLSEALAALRAGDVEFEDLA, encoded by the coding sequence ATGAGCGACGAGGCTACGAGCCAGAAACTGACCGAACTCGCCAAGCGCCGCGGCTACTTCTTCCAGTCCTCAGACGTCTACGGCGGCGTCGGCGGATTCTACACGTTCGGTCCGCAGGGTGCCGCGCTGAAGGGGAATCTCGAGGACGCCTGGCGGGATCGATTCGCCGTCGAGGAGGGCAACATGGAGATCGACGCGCCGACGATCATGCCCGAACCGGTCTTCGAGTCCTCGGGTCACCTCGACACCTTCGACGACATGCTGGTCGAGTGTCCCGAGTGCGGCGAGAGCCACCGGGCAGACCACGTCGTCGAGGACAACACCGAGTACGAGGACGCCGAGGGCCTTCCCATTCCGGAAGTCGAGGAGATCGTCGCCGAGTACGAACTCGTCTGCCCCTCCTGTGGCGCCGGCCTGGCCGGTCAGGCGATCGACGACTTCAACCTCATGTTCGCGACGAACATCGGTCCCGGCGACTCTCAACCGGGGTACCTCCGCCCCGAGACCGCCCAGGGCATCTTCGTCGAGTTCCCGCGGCTCAAGGAGTACGCCCGCAACACGCTCCCGTTCGGCGTCACCCAGATCGGTCGCGCCTACCGAAACGAGATCAGCCCCCGGCGCTCGATCATCCGAACCCGGGAGTTCACCCAGGCCGAACTCGAGTTATTCGTCGATCCCGAGGGCGACAACCCGGACCTATCGGCGGTCGAAGACGTACCCGTCCGCCTGTACCCGGCGACCGAGCAGGAGGCCGTTGATGGCGAGATCCTCGAGACGACCATCGGCGAAGCCGCCGAGAAGGGGATCGTCGCCAGCCCATGGATCGCCTACTACCTGGGCGTCGCCCGCGAGTGGTACGCCGCCGTCGGCGTCGACGTGGATCGCTTCCGATTCCGCCAGCACCTCGCCGGCGAGCGATCGCACTACGCGAGCGATTGCTGGGACGCCGAGGGCCTGATCGACGGCAACTGGATCGAACTCGCCGGTTTCTCCGACCGGGGCGACTACGACCTCTCGAAACACGCCGAGGGCTCGGGCGAGCGCTTCACCGTCTTCCGCCAGTACGACGAACCTCAGACCGTCGAGCGCGCGAGCGTCGACCCCGACATGAGCTACCTGGGTCCGGAGTTCGGCGGCGACGCCGCCGCCGTCGCCGACGCCCTGAAATCGCTGGCCGAACGCGACCGCGAGGCCTTCTCCGGCGACGTCGTCGAAATCGACCTCGAGGGCGAGAGCCACGAGATTCCCGTCGAGAAGACGGGCTTCACCGTCCAGGACGAAACCATCGCGGGCGAACACGTCACCCCGCACGTCATCGAGCCCTCCTTCGGCGTCGACCGGTTGCTCTACACCGTGCTCCACCATGCCTACGCCGAGGACGAGGTCGACGGCGAGGACCGGACCTACCTCGCTCTCGAGCCAGAAATCGCCCCGACCTTCGTCGGCGTCTTCCCGCTCCAGAGCGACGACGACCTCGAGGCGACGGCCGACGAGATCGCCGCGGCCCTTCGAGCCGAGGGCCTCTCAGTCACCTACGACGACTCGGGCAACATCGGCCGGCGCTACCGCCGCCAGGACGAGGTCGGCACCCCGTTCTGCGTCACGGTAGACTATGAAAGCCTGGAGGACGGCGCGGTGACGGTTCGAGAACGTGATTCGACCGCTCAGACGCGGCTGGCCATCGGCGACCTCTCGGAGGCGCTGGCGGCGCTTCGGGCCGGCGATGTCGAATTCGAGGATCTCGCGTAG
- a CDS encoding GNAT family N-acetyltransferase, with product MTEPTFITTDRLELRPPEESDVPFLQEGVNHPKVRRYISAFRTPYSEEHYRDELWDRDVDADPTLLVVPKAGEFEGDPVGSVSLSPLIERDGYANLGVWFHPKAWGNGYALEASAHLLEYGFRELRLHRVSATAMAPNDASRRLCERLGFVHEGTARETQFADGDYVDVERYGLLEREWDGPNTVLDAD from the coding sequence ATGACAGAACCGACGTTCATCACCACCGACCGACTCGAGTTACGACCGCCCGAAGAATCGGACGTTCCCTTCCTCCAGGAGGGAGTGAATCACCCGAAGGTACGCCGGTACATCAGCGCCTTCAGGACGCCCTACAGCGAGGAGCACTACCGAGACGAGTTGTGGGACCGCGACGTCGACGCCGATCCGACCTTGCTCGTCGTCCCGAAAGCGGGCGAGTTTGAGGGCGATCCCGTCGGCTCCGTCTCGCTCTCGCCGTTGATCGAGCGCGACGGCTACGCCAACCTCGGCGTCTGGTTCCACCCGAAGGCCTGGGGGAACGGTTACGCCCTCGAGGCCAGCGCCCACCTCCTCGAGTACGGCTTCCGGGAACTCCGTCTGCACCGCGTGTCGGCGACGGCGATGGCGCCGAACGACGCCTCCCGGCGTCTGTGTGAGCGCCTCGGATTCGTCCACGAGGGGACCGCCCGCGAGACGCAGTTCGCCGACGGCGACTACGTCGACGTCGAGCGCTACGGCCTGCTCGAGCGCGAGTGGGATGGTCCGAACACCGTGCTGGACGCCGATTGA
- a CDS encoding DUF4177 domain-containing protein has translation MVTDSNATWEYETVRPPREVTMREAADPKDLLNEFGQKGWEFVDTIDYTEGGTKYLVFKRRRSGDDDD, from the coding sequence ATGGTGACGGATTCGAACGCGACGTGGGAGTACGAGACGGTCAGGCCGCCTCGAGAGGTCACCATGCGCGAAGCCGCCGATCCGAAAGACCTGCTCAACGAGTTCGGACAGAAAGGGTGGGAGTTCGTCGACACGATCGATTACACCGAGGGCGGCACGAAGTACCTCGTCTTCAAGCGGCGACGCTCCGGTGACGACGATGACTGA